DNA sequence from the Acidobacteriota bacterium genome:
AAGGTGTTCTTGCCGTAGCGCTCGCGCATCTCGTCGCTCTCGTTCGAGAGGTCGAACGCCTGACGCGCCTTGCCGGAGAGGACGAGGTCGTAGGCCTTCTCGTAGTACTCGTCGAGCGCGGAGTCGGCGACCGCCTTCTCGAGCTCGGGCAGCGAGGCGTTCAGGCCCTTGCGGAGTTCGAAGCGGCCGGCGAGGCGTTCGGGGGAGGTCTCTTCGCGGAGCTCTAGGTCGCTGAGTTCGATCGGCTGGTTCGGGTCCTGGTAGAGGCGGTACGGGTCGTAGGCCTTGCCGAGGAAGCCGGCGGCGCCGCCCTTGCCGATCACGTTCGATTCCTGGAGCGGCCGCGGCATCTCGACGAAGGGGAGCATCGCGTCGTCGAGCGGCTTGAGCTTGGAGATGTGGGAGCCGGCGGTCGGAAAGTCGGCCGGAGTCGGCGGCTCGAGCTGGCCAGACGGCGACACGCGGTCCGGCGGGTAGCCGGTCAGCATCTGGTAGATCGCGGCGGTGTGGTTGAAGAGCCCCTTCGGCGTGTAGCTCATCGAGCGGATCAGGGTGCACTTGTCGACGTGGTCGGCGAGCCTCGGCATCGTCTCGGAGAGCCGGATGCCCGGGATCTTCGTGTCGATCGCGCCGAACTCGCCGCGGATGTTGGACGGCGCGTCGGGCTTCGGATCCCAGATGTCGATGTGGCTCGGGCCGCCCTGGAGGAAGAGCAGGATGACCGACTTCGCGCTGCCGAAGCCCTTGCCGCCCGCGAGTGCGTCGGCGGCGGCGGTCGCGGCGTGCGCGTCCCGGAGCGCCAGGGTCTGGCTGAGCGAG
Encoded proteins:
- a CDS encoding DUF1501 domain-containing protein, producing MLVIPGQSGHTCDGPTRREFLRVGSLGIFGISLSQTLALRDAHAATAAADALAGGKGFGSAKSVILLFLQGGPSHIDIWDPKPDAPSNIRGEFGAIDTKIPGIRLSETMPRLADHVDKCTLIRSMSYTPKGLFNHTAAIYQMLTGYPPDRVSPSGQLEPPTPADFPTAGSHISKLKPLDDAMLPFVEMPRPLQESNVIGKGGAAGFLGKAYDPYRLYQDPNQPIELSDLELREETSPERLAGRFELRKGLNASLPELEKAVADSALDEYYEKAYDLVLSGKARQAFDLSNESDEMRERYGKNTFGQGALMARRLIEAGTRFVQLNWPAVANGNPEVDSWDTHAANFGPLKNLHCPVLDRALSALLSDMDDRGLLDETLVVAVGEFGRSPRLGVSTSGNSNSPDGRDHWPYCYTALVAGAGVSRGQLYGESDETGSAPREKPVHPNDLLATVYYTLGIDPAMEILNHLDQPRELVKGEVIRGLWA